One Desulfovulcanus ferrireducens genomic window carries:
- a CDS encoding efflux RND transporter periplasmic adaptor subunit, which produces MIKKTLAILVTLTLIAGAILLVKHRKAQLSQLPLPQQPLLAVEVAPVYQGSLAVKERYLGTIESKLSANIAPRVTGHLVEVRGREGDKVQKGDLLALLDDRSQRNRIVGLEAELEAARAALVTQTNVYARDKQLFEAKALSQEALDRSKDAKIAARARVINLERALDTARIELSYTRLTAPFDGMITARLQEPGDLALPGKPILSMEAPEAGYTVEVKVSQDVFPKLRVGGEALIFGPTENTPIKAAISRLHPAIQSEEGKSAVLPTVEIDLKKRPFSLSTGSTVEVELITSKVHGWIVPTRALLETTDASYLFLVSAENTIRVLPVTVLARGPEKACVDGDIPADARVVVAGESGLLRLHPGQKVHPVAR; this is translated from the coding sequence ATGATAAAAAAAACCCTGGCCATACTCGTGACCCTGACATTGATTGCGGGAGCCATTTTGCTTGTCAAACATCGCAAGGCTCAGCTGTCCCAGCTCCCCTTGCCACAGCAACCCCTGCTGGCAGTAGAGGTAGCACCGGTCTATCAGGGTAGCCTCGCTGTCAAGGAACGCTACCTTGGAACTATCGAATCCAAGCTCTCTGCTAACATCGCCCCACGGGTCACCGGTCACCTGGTGGAAGTCCGCGGTCGGGAAGGAGACAAGGTCCAGAAAGGAGATCTCCTGGCTCTATTGGACGATCGATCCCAAAGAAACAGGATTGTCGGACTTGAAGCAGAACTAGAGGCTGCCAGGGCCGCTCTAGTCACCCAGACGAACGTCTATGCCAGAGATAAACAACTTTTTGAGGCCAAGGCTCTAAGCCAGGAAGCTCTTGACCGGTCAAAAGATGCAAAAATCGCTGCCAGGGCCAGGGTCATCAACCTTGAAAGGGCACTGGACACCGCCAGAATTGAACTCTCATATACCCGTCTCACCGCACCATTTGACGGAATGATAACGGCCCGGCTCCAAGAACCCGGAGACCTTGCACTTCCTGGCAAACCCATCCTCTCAATGGAGGCCCCGGAAGCCGGATATACTGTCGAGGTCAAGGTCTCCCAGGATGTTTTCCCAAAGCTCCGTGTAGGTGGAGAGGCCCTCATCTTCGGCCCAACAGAGAACACCCCTATAAAAGCGGCTATCAGTCGCCTGCACCCTGCCATTCAATCCGAGGAAGGTAAATCTGCTGTTTTACCCACAGTAGAGATCGACCTTAAAAAGCGCCCTTTTTCCCTGTCCACAGGCTCAACAGTAGAGGTTGAACTCATTACCAGCAAAGTACACGGCTGGATCGTCCCGACCCGGGCTCTGCTTGAAACGACCGATGCATCGTATCTCTTTTTGGTAAGCGCAGAAAATACCATTCGCGTACTTCCTGTTACCGTGCTTGCCAGAGGTCCGGAGAAGGCCTGTGTAGATGGAGACATTCCAGCAGACGCTCGCGTTGTGGTGGCCGGAGAAAGCGGTTTGCTGCGGCTTCACCCAGGCCAAAAAGTGCACCCAGTAGCGAGGTAA
- a CDS encoding TolC family protein has product MVTNVCQLTLTNRTLVPHHMKTRRLFFRALSLVLLGCWLACAPIAQAKTVLTLEQAIATALSQSPVLGASRYEMSAASAATRSATGRLWPQLDAYAGYQRLSDPAAVAPIKTPVFSRDQYRTGINLKIPIYHGGRLRGLTAIADIEKAIAKTNFEFKAQDLVSNVTNVFNLILYLKALRHAQQETLAALRKARDDAALKLKVGRIAPVDLMQLDTQVATQEQALIKTREAERRTRQSLAMLLGWEPRREPDAQGTLTPAQIDLSGEDVARMIEDRPDVRRARNEVRKAEAAVKIARGAHLPSLDLVGDYGRRAGSGLEGNEEVWSAGVSLTLNLFSGGTISSQVREAKHRLMAARENLRATRLRAQAEVLQAVSSLKEAEHRLILARTAKKTAAESYRIEELRYKTGAGTVTDVLLAQAAWLNAQTSELAAIYDHQAAAVSYRLATGKINASYSRWRKNLHKKVLER; this is encoded by the coding sequence ATGGTCACAAATGTTTGTCAGTTAACACTTACTAATAGAACACTTGTCCCTCATCATATGAAGACCAGACGTCTGTTTTTTCGAGCTTTGTCACTTGTGTTATTAGGGTGTTGGCTGGCCTGCGCCCCTATTGCACAGGCCAAAACTGTCCTGACGCTGGAGCAAGCCATTGCCACGGCCTTGTCCCAAAGCCCTGTGCTAGGCGCTAGCAGATACGAAATGTCTGCTGCGAGCGCGGCCACCAGGAGCGCGACCGGTCGCCTTTGGCCACAATTAGACGCCTATGCCGGGTATCAGCGACTAAGTGACCCGGCAGCAGTGGCCCCCATAAAAACTCCGGTTTTTAGCCGGGATCAGTACAGGACGGGCATCAACCTTAAGATTCCCATCTACCATGGAGGCCGTCTCAGGGGCCTGACCGCTATTGCCGACATAGAGAAAGCCATTGCCAAAACCAATTTTGAGTTTAAAGCGCAAGACTTGGTGTCCAATGTCACAAATGTTTTCAACTTGATACTTTACTTAAAAGCTCTCCGCCACGCACAGCAAGAGACCCTGGCTGCCCTTCGCAAAGCCCGGGATGATGCTGCTTTAAAGCTCAAGGTAGGCAGGATAGCCCCAGTGGACCTCATGCAGCTAGACACGCAAGTGGCCACCCAGGAACAGGCATTGATAAAGACCCGGGAAGCGGAGCGTCGAACCAGGCAATCTCTGGCCATGCTCCTTGGCTGGGAGCCCAGGCGAGAACCTGACGCACAGGGGACTTTGACCCCTGCACAAATAGACCTTTCAGGCGAAGACGTGGCCCGGATGATAGAGGATCGGCCGGATGTTCGCAGGGCCAGAAATGAGGTTCGCAAGGCAGAAGCCGCTGTTAAGATCGCCCGGGGAGCGCATCTTCCTTCTTTAGACCTTGTAGGAGACTATGGCCGGAGGGCCGGAAGTGGTCTGGAGGGAAACGAAGAGGTATGGTCTGCCGGGGTGTCATTGACGCTCAACCTTTTTAGTGGCGGAACGATATCCAGCCAGGTTCGTGAAGCCAAACACCGGCTTATGGCTGCCCGGGAAAATTTGCGTGCAACTCGTCTCAGGGCCCAGGCTGAGGTCCTCCAGGCTGTTTCCTCCCTCAAAGAAGCTGAACACCGGCTTATACTTGCCCGGACAGCCAAAAAAACCGCAGCGGAGAGCTATCGTATAGAGGAACTTCGCTACAAAACCGGAGCCGGCACAGTTACCGACGTTCTTCTTGCCCAGGCAGCATGGCTCAATGCCCAGACCAGCGAGCTGGCTGCCATTTATGACCATCAGGCAGCCGCGGTATCATATCGCCTGGCTACTGGAAAAATCAACGCGTCTTACTCTCGTTGGCGAAAGAATCTACACAAAAAAGTTTTGGAGAGATAA
- a CDS encoding TetR/AcrR family transcriptional regulator produces the protein MLTTTTWTHRQREVLATALEILAREGSRALTMKRVGQRLGVTEAAIYRHFDSKHHLLVELYAYVREGLLAKLAPILGSEMSPVDRVRVFIRESLRYFLTHRGVNLILLAESIYHHDDELRKAMLSIFTAYKTLVETLLQAGMASGHFCKDLDTDICATCLIGMIQGALTRHFLTTGGPEAFEPSEAAEAISRCFLRGVLPPKNT, from the coding sequence ATGTTAACCACAACAACATGGACTCATCGCCAACGAGAGGTGCTGGCCACTGCCCTTGAAATTCTTGCCCGCGAGGGAAGCAGAGCGCTCACCATGAAACGGGTTGGGCAAAGACTAGGTGTAACCGAAGCTGCCATCTACAGACATTTCGATAGCAAACATCACCTGCTCGTAGAGCTCTATGCGTATGTCCGGGAGGGTTTGCTGGCAAAATTGGCACCGATTCTAGGCAGCGAAATGTCGCCTGTAGACAGAGTCCGTGTCTTTATACGTGAGTCCCTCCGCTACTTTTTGACCCACCGGGGGGTTAATCTCATCTTGTTGGCAGAGTCTATTTATCACCACGATGACGAGCTGCGAAAGGCCATGCTCTCGATCTTCACTGCCTACAAGACCCTTGTGGAAACACTTCTTCAGGCAGGCATGGCCAGCGGCCACTTCTGCAAAGACTTGGACACAGATATTTGCGCCACATGCCTCATCGGGATGATTCAAGGCGCCCTTACTCGACACTTCCTCACCACAGGAGGTCCGGAGGCCTTTGAGCCGTCAGAAGCTGCAGAGGCTATAAGCCGCTGCTTTTTGCGCGGAGTCCTTCCCCCTAAAAATACCTGA
- a CDS encoding 4Fe-4S dicluster domain-containing protein, protein MRTDSFSLDICHGLSGGSCPNVLPWNGELETELKRVVLESGWPGFLRGWINGPVKAHQKFKISVAGCPNGCSRPQIADFGLIRARKPDFVKEICIKCGLCAQTCDEDAIELLNAGLVFEINNCLYCGACQKICPTQAILPDKDGFRIVLGGKLGRHPRLASELSGIFAEEEVLNILGKALVMYMEHYQHLKRFGDLFDLFGQDRVLKKLV, encoded by the coding sequence GTGCGAACAGACTCTTTTTCCCTGGATATATGTCACGGCCTTAGTGGGGGCAGCTGTCCTAATGTCTTGCCCTGGAATGGAGAACTTGAGACGGAATTAAAACGGGTTGTCCTGGAAAGCGGATGGCCTGGATTTCTTAGGGGCTGGATCAACGGTCCTGTCAAGGCTCATCAAAAATTCAAGATCAGCGTGGCTGGTTGCCCCAATGGTTGTTCACGTCCACAAATTGCCGATTTTGGTCTGATAAGGGCCAGGAAGCCAGACTTTGTAAAGGAGATATGCATAAAGTGCGGGCTTTGCGCCCAGACTTGTGATGAAGATGCAATTGAGCTTTTGAATGCTGGGCTCGTATTTGAAATAAATAATTGTCTTTACTGTGGGGCATGCCAGAAAATATGTCCAACTCAGGCCATTCTTCCCGACAAGGATGGGTTTCGCATCGTTCTAGGGGGTAAGCTTGGAAGACACCCAAGACTGGCGTCCGAACTTTCAGGTATATTTGCCGAAGAGGAGGTTTTAAACATTCTGGGTAAAGCCCTGGTCATGTATATGGAGCATTACCAACACCTGAAAAGATTTGGAGATCTTTTTGACCTTTTTGGTCAGGATAGGGTATTGAAAAAGTTGGTGTAA
- a CDS encoding 4Fe-4S binding protein, with product MHLWLVPPILSLILLSAHALRAGDLGLCIAWILLCLLFFTKKRWIRYVLAAGFTLGAFTWVETGVQLVQFRMAFGLPWLRLGLIMLTVFGVTVFSLFLILGQKGRLFFSEAVEIGPAQGAAFLLTTLTLVLARTKTSFPILLADRFHLNMGWVEIFFLALYATWITGKMLDPKASIRVRPRIWALFSLVFFLQLFLGLLGIEEMLMTGKLHLPVPALILAAPIYRGSGFFMLTLFTITVLLVGPAWCSHLCYIGAWDDVASRRVKKIRHLPKWAKRAQIFNLVLVVAAALTMRILGSPWTLALLSASIFGLVGVGVMLFVSSRRGQLVHCTMYCPMGLVGNVLGKISPWRIKIDSECNKCGRCSSICRYGALTGEDLEKGRPNLSCTLCGDCLGVCKKKHIYLKFPGLSPGLARKVFVVMVVSLHAVFLGVARM from the coding sequence ATGCATCTCTGGCTTGTTCCCCCGATTTTGAGTCTGATCTTGCTTTCGGCCCATGCCTTAAGGGCAGGAGACTTGGGCCTGTGCATTGCCTGGATTCTCCTTTGTCTTTTATTTTTCACCAAAAAGCGTTGGATCAGATATGTTTTGGCTGCGGGTTTCACCTTGGGGGCTTTTACTTGGGTGGAAACTGGAGTCCAGCTTGTTCAGTTCAGAATGGCTTTTGGGCTTCCTTGGCTCAGGCTTGGGCTGATTATGCTCACTGTCTTTGGGGTTACGGTTTTTTCCCTTTTCCTGATCCTTGGCCAAAAAGGACGACTTTTTTTCTCGGAAGCAGTAGAGATAGGACCAGCCCAAGGAGCAGCTTTTTTGCTCACAACCCTGACTCTTGTATTGGCCAGAACAAAGACCAGTTTTCCTATACTTCTTGCTGATCGTTTTCATTTGAACATGGGGTGGGTAGAAATTTTTTTTCTTGCCTTGTATGCAACATGGATTACTGGAAAAATGCTCGACCCTAAAGCGTCTATTCGGGTTAGGCCGCGTATCTGGGCCCTGTTTTCCCTGGTCTTTTTTCTTCAGCTTTTCCTGGGGCTTTTAGGGATAGAGGAAATGCTCATGACCGGAAAACTGCATTTACCCGTGCCAGCATTGATCCTGGCAGCACCAATTTATCGTGGGTCGGGCTTTTTTATGCTCACCCTCTTTACGATAACTGTTCTTTTGGTAGGCCCGGCCTGGTGCAGCCACCTATGTTATATCGGGGCCTGGGATGATGTGGCCAGCCGGAGGGTTAAAAAGATCCGGCATCTTCCTAAATGGGCCAAAAGGGCACAAATATTCAATCTTGTTTTGGTTGTTGCAGCAGCTTTGACAATGCGTATTCTGGGCTCCCCCTGGACGCTGGCTTTACTCTCGGCTTCCATTTTCGGACTTGTGGGAGTAGGGGTCATGCTCTTTGTGTCCTCTAGAAGGGGACAACTGGTTCATTGCACAATGTATTGTCCCATGGGGCTGGTGGGTAATGTTTTAGGCAAGATTTCACCCTGGAGGATAAAGATTGATTCAGAGTGTAACAAATGCGGCAGATGTTCAAGCATATGTCGGTATGGAGCCTTGACTGGTGAAGATTTGGAAAAGGGTAGGCCAAATTTATCCTGCACACTATGCGGAGATTGTCTTGGGGTCTGCAAAAAGAAGCATATTTATCTAAAATTTCCAGGTCTATCCCCTGGACTGGCCAGGAAAGTTTTCGTTGTCATGGTCGTGAGTCTGCATGCGGTTTTCCTGGGAGTAGCCAGGATGTAA
- a CDS encoding deoxyribonuclease IV, with product MPYLGAHMSISGGLYKAIQRIQKVGGRALQIFSKNQRQWHSPSLTEESIQAFKEEWQQWGGYPIAAHTSYLINLAAKNKSVLKKSIHAFADELRRTALLGIPFLITHPGSHGGDGVEVGLGRFVRHLDQAIEISGKQGVTVLLETTAGQGTNLGASFQDLAFILEQSKFQEMLGVCVDTAHIFAAGYDLRTPGAYAQTLDLLEKNIGLERIHFFHLNDSKTGLGSRKDRHEHIGQGQIGLEGFKLLLNDPRFREHPMVLETPKDKDLHEDIENLKVLNSLISK from the coding sequence GTGCCCTATTTAGGCGCTCACATGTCCATCAGCGGCGGACTGTATAAGGCGATACAACGCATCCAGAAGGTAGGAGGCAGGGCCCTGCAGATATTCTCTAAAAATCAAAGACAGTGGCACTCCCCTTCCTTGACTGAAGAATCCATTCAGGCATTTAAAGAAGAATGGCAGCAATGGGGCGGGTATCCCATTGCCGCGCACACATCTTATCTCATTAACCTGGCCGCAAAAAATAAGAGTGTACTTAAAAAATCTATTCACGCTTTTGCTGATGAATTGAGAAGAACCGCGCTTCTTGGCATCCCTTTTCTGATTACCCATCCGGGGTCGCACGGCGGGGACGGAGTGGAAGTAGGCTTAGGAAGGTTTGTACGCCATCTTGACCAGGCCATTGAAATATCAGGGAAGCAAGGTGTAACGGTCCTTCTGGAAACAACAGCGGGTCAGGGAACGAATCTGGGTGCTAGTTTTCAGGACTTGGCCTTTATTCTGGAGCAGTCTAAGTTTCAGGAAATGCTTGGGGTCTGCGTGGACACTGCCCACATCTTTGCCGCGGGCTATGATTTACGTACTCCAGGAGCCTATGCCCAGACCCTTGATTTGTTAGAAAAAAATATTGGCCTGGAAAGGATACATTTTTTTCATCTCAATGATTCGAAGACAGGGCTTGGTTCACGCAAGGACAGGCATGAGCATATCGGACAGGGGCAAATTGGCCTGGAAGGATTCAAGCTTCTCTTAAATGATCCCCGTTTCCGTGAGCATCCCATGGTCCTGGAAACCCCAAAAGACAAGGATTTACATGAAGATATAGAAAATCTTAAGGTTCTTAACTCCCTGATTTCGAAGTAA
- a CDS encoding tetratricopeptide repeat protein, whose product MVSNHSLKTTEKEKDNKIKGLFSLQTVSKVGIGTTQKKDIQKKYCFATEIDDDMVEIRPLNVELVPSSSKKIISKDEFLNKFFPEPEFYMQTVYPKMCELKKTIARAERHRKRGETYSAEYEYKNALKIDEENIRANFGLGLTYLERGDKEKANNIFKRLVKLDAAFELKHKHLFNEFGINLRKQKMFEQAVEYYGRALELSPNDENLHYNIARAYFGQNKIELALTHLKKALELNQELKEAKKFMEFLGC is encoded by the coding sequence ATGGTTAGTAACCATAGCCTTAAAACAACAGAAAAAGAAAAAGACAATAAAATCAAGGGGCTATTTTCTCTCCAGACCGTATCAAAAGTAGGTATTGGAACCACTCAGAAAAAGGATATCCAGAAAAAGTATTGCTTTGCAACTGAGATTGATGATGACATGGTTGAGATCAGGCCCCTAAATGTTGAATTAGTTCCTTCCAGCTCAAAGAAAATCATTTCCAAAGATGAGTTTCTGAATAAGTTTTTTCCTGAGCCAGAGTTTTATATGCAAACAGTTTATCCTAAAATGTGCGAATTAAAGAAAACCATTGCCAGGGCTGAGCGACATCGTAAGCGGGGAGAAACCTATAGTGCTGAGTATGAGTATAAGAATGCATTAAAGATTGATGAAGAAAATATCAGGGCAAATTTTGGTTTGGGGCTAACTTATCTGGAAAGAGGTGACAAAGAAAAGGCCAACAACATATTTAAGCGATTGGTCAAGCTAGATGCCGCTTTTGAGCTGAAACACAAGCATTTGTTTAATGAGTTTGGAATAAATTTGCGTAAACAAAAGATGTTTGAACAGGCAGTTGAGTATTATGGACGGGCACTTGAGCTTAGCCCGAATGATGAAAATTTGCATTACAATATCGCTCGGGCGTATTTTGGCCAAAATAAAATTGAACTGGCATTAACGCATTTAAAAAAGGCCCTGGAATTGAATCAGGAACTCAAAGAGGCCAAAAAATTCATGGAATTTTTAGGTTGTTAA
- a CDS encoding histone deacetylase family protein — protein MFKSAVIFNEIFLKHDLPSHPENATRLHAFLKTLPSFNIPILDSKPVDMHLLKLAHDENYIHEVEKRCQSFEGHLDPDTYYNEHSYYAALMAAGAVEKAVNLCFKENFNCVLCAVRPPGHHAEHGRAMGFCIFNNVVAGTLKALELGFKKVFIIDFDAHHGNGTQHILSNNPDVFYFSSHRYPFYPGTGSESENNEHTYNIPLSAEAGDVEIKQIYGEILPGLINKFQPEILLVSAGFDLHKDDYLAGMKVTDEGVRFILETLVSIAREKTLPIIFTLEGGYNLQVLERSGEILFKLIS, from the coding sequence GTGTTCAAGTCTGCTGTTATATTTAACGAGATTTTTTTGAAACATGATCTTCCCTCCCATCCTGAAAATGCAACAAGACTGCATGCATTTCTAAAAACCCTTCCTTCTTTTAATATCCCCATTCTAGACAGTAAACCTGTAGACATGCACCTTCTCAAGCTTGCTCACGATGAAAATTATATCCACGAAGTAGAAAAAAGATGCCAGAGTTTTGAGGGACACCTTGATCCTGACACCTATTACAACGAACACAGCTACTATGCCGCACTCATGGCCGCAGGTGCAGTGGAAAAAGCAGTGAATCTCTGCTTTAAAGAAAACTTTAATTGTGTTTTATGTGCAGTAAGACCACCTGGACATCACGCAGAACATGGCAGGGCAATGGGTTTTTGTATCTTTAATAATGTAGTTGCAGGAACGCTAAAAGCCCTTGAGCTTGGCTTTAAAAAAGTATTCATCATTGACTTTGATGCTCACCATGGCAACGGAACTCAGCATATCCTATCTAATAATCCCGATGTGTTTTACTTCAGCTCTCACCGGTATCCATTCTATCCGGGTACTGGAAGCGAAAGCGAAAACAACGAACATACCTATAATATTCCTCTCTCGGCAGAGGCAGGAGATGTGGAGATAAAACAGATTTACGGAGAAATTCTTCCTGGTCTGATAAATAAATTCCAACCAGAAATCCTCCTTGTCTCAGCCGGCTTTGATCTGCATAAGGATGATTATCTGGCTGGCATGAAAGTCACAGATGAAGGCGTAAGGTTCATCCTTGAGACTCTTGTTTCGATTGCCAGAGAGAAAACCTTGCCCATTATCTTCACCCTCGAAGGGGGGTATAACCTGCAGGTTCTGGAAAGGAGCGGGGAAATATTGTTTAAGTTAATTAGCTAA
- a CDS encoding ABC transporter substrate-binding protein: MRAANYFIFILIFFLACKSGFAGETRTFIDARGREIQLSLPVRKVVVLSANALEVMQILQAENLVVGVSDYIHQKPRLWSKFQDRPVVGRWNEPDYELIATLRPDLVLCYGRFPGLEAEQKLEPLGIQVLRLDFYKISALPREVQILGMVLGKQKQAEVFLQWHAQKMEHIEKLRRKNSPGPKVYVESFSDYQVMGPGSGGYELSIYAGARNIASAFSTSFSRVSPEWVLSKNPDVIVKIASIKDAYVCDNSKKFRKIQKNIMERPGWKFTRAVQEGKVYVLASDVAGGPRAAVGIAYMTKWFFPKVDLNPQEMHREYLADFLKVPYRGFYAYPTGK; encoded by the coding sequence ATGCGTGCAGCCAACTATTTTATATTTATTTTAATTTTCTTCTTAGCCTGCAAGAGTGGGTTTGCTGGGGAAACACGAACCTTTATCGATGCCAGGGGGCGTGAAATCCAGCTCAGCTTGCCTGTCCGAAAGGTAGTTGTTCTCAGTGCAAATGCCTTGGAAGTTATGCAAATTTTACAGGCAGAAAATCTTGTAGTCGGAGTCAGCGATTACATCCACCAAAAACCGCGGTTGTGGTCGAAATTTCAGGATCGGCCAGTGGTTGGGCGTTGGAATGAGCCAGATTACGAATTGATAGCTACCCTCCGGCCTGATCTGGTTTTGTGTTACGGGCGTTTTCCCGGGCTTGAGGCTGAACAAAAATTGGAGCCGCTGGGAATCCAGGTGCTTCGCCTCGATTTTTATAAAATAAGCGCGCTGCCCAGAGAGGTGCAAATTCTGGGCATGGTTTTAGGGAAGCAAAAGCAGGCAGAAGTATTTTTACAATGGCATGCTCAAAAAATGGAGCATATCGAAAAATTGCGCAGAAAAAACTCACCAGGTCCAAAGGTCTATGTTGAAAGCTTTTCTGACTACCAGGTGATGGGACCGGGGTCTGGTGGGTATGAACTAAGTATTTATGCCGGAGCTCGTAATATTGCTTCTGCATTTTCTACATCGTTTTCTAGGGTTAGCCCTGAATGGGTATTGAGCAAAAATCCGGATGTTATCGTTAAGATAGCTTCGATAAAGGATGCCTATGTATGCGACAATTCAAAAAAATTTCGAAAAATACAGAAAAATATCATGGAACGTCCTGGCTGGAAATTCACCCGTGCAGTGCAAGAAGGCAAAGTTTATGTATTGGCGTCAGACGTTGCAGGGGGACCCAGGGCTGCAGTGGGAATCGCTTACATGACCAAATGGTTTTTCCCTAAAGTAGACTTAAATCCTCAGGAAATGCACAGAGAGTATTTGGCGGATTTTTTAAAGGTGCCATACCGTGGTTTTTATGCCTACCCAACAGGGAAGTGA
- a CDS encoding FecCD family ABC transporter permease has product MPTQQGSEDMSTSRRLPASYGLTQYRHLIRQRVVLLCILAALLVLMGMVSLCVGSSALGLQEVFAALFEQSTVSSVIIWKLRLPRIVMAFLAGWGLALGGTVSQAILQNPLASPFTLGVASGAGFGAVIGIVFSNGLSREIVAASAFGFALLTSLLIYGVARLKSTSSETLILAGVAIMFLFSSLTSFVQYTATIEEVHEMVFWFFGSLSKVGWPEISIACLMIIPPIPLVMARAWDLNLLMTGDESASALGVNVSTIRTGGIFLTALMTAGVICFTGVIGFIGLVAPHIARMLIGSDHRFLIPASGFVGAILVVGADTLSRTIWPPQVIPIGIMTSFLGVPFFFYLLMKKARKYC; this is encoded by the coding sequence ATGCCTACCCAACAGGGAAGTGAAGACATGAGTACCTCCAGAAGGCTTCCGGCTTCATATGGGTTAACCCAATATAGGCATCTGATCAGGCAAAGAGTCGTGCTTCTTTGCATCTTGGCGGCTCTGCTCGTGTTGATGGGCATGGTCAGTCTCTGTGTAGGTAGTTCAGCTCTTGGCTTGCAAGAAGTGTTCGCAGCTCTGTTTGAGCAATCGACCGTATCAAGTGTAATCATCTGGAAATTGCGCCTGCCTCGAATCGTTATGGCTTTTCTGGCCGGGTGGGGTCTGGCCTTGGGCGGGACTGTCTCCCAGGCTATTTTGCAAAATCCTTTAGCTTCGCCGTTTACACTGGGAGTAGCTTCAGGAGCAGGCTTTGGAGCCGTAATTGGTATTGTTTTCTCAAACGGGCTTTCCAGGGAAATAGTTGCTGCCAGTGCCTTTGGTTTTGCCTTGCTCACATCTTTACTTATTTATGGGGTGGCTCGCTTGAAAAGCACCTCATCCGAGACCTTAATCCTGGCCGGCGTGGCCATCATGTTCCTTTTTTCTTCGCTTACTTCCTTTGTCCAATATACAGCAACTATTGAAGAAGTGCATGAAATGGTCTTCTGGTTTTTTGGCAGTCTCTCCAAAGTGGGATGGCCTGAAATCAGTATCGCCTGCCTGATGATCATTCCTCCCATTCCACTGGTGATGGCAAGGGCATGGGACTTGAATCTTTTGATGACCGGGGATGAATCAGCCAGTGCCCTTGGGGTCAATGTGTCCACCATACGGACAGGAGGCATTTTTCTGACAGCGCTCATGACCGCGGGCGTCATTTGTTTCACTGGTGTTATAGGTTTTATTGGGCTGGTGGCACCTCATATCGCGCGCATGCTAATTGGAAGTGACCATCGCTTCTTGATCCCAGCTTCTGGATTTGTGGGCGCAATACTGGTGGTGGGTGCTGACACGTTGAGCAGAACCATCTGGCCGCCACAAGTTATCCCAATTGGTATCATGACTTCTTTCCTGGGAGTCCCATTCTTTTTTTACCTTTTGATGAAAAAGGCTAGGAAATACTGCTAA
- a CDS encoding ABC transporter ATP-binding protein, which yields MLRVKNLKFSYKHQEILKDISLEARPGEILAIIGPNGAGKTTLLRCILNILRPARGVITVDKQDLLHMSSRERAKLLAYVPQAYPPKFPMTVFDTVLMGRRPYLGWRPAREDLKKVTSILEIMGLDSFSAKDFDCLSGGQKQKVMLARALVQEARYLLLDEPTSSLDLKYQLEVMQLLCQIVNEKNMAIVVAIHDLNLALRFSDRVVMMQNGTVFCSGPPDKVMNQDNIRTVYGVNVESFSNQGYNYLYPVSSITRNDYR from the coding sequence ATGTTGCGGGTAAAAAATCTAAAATTTTCATATAAGCATCAGGAAATCCTTAAAGATATTTCCCTGGAAGCGCGTCCCGGAGAAATTCTAGCTATTATCGGGCCAAATGGTGCGGGCAAAACCACCTTGTTAAGGTGTATTCTCAATATTTTAAGGCCTGCCAGAGGGGTCATAACAGTTGATAAACAGGATCTTCTCCATATGTCCTCCAGGGAAAGGGCCAAACTACTGGCCTATGTTCCCCAGGCATACCCTCCTAAATTTCCCATGACAGTATTTGATACGGTTCTTATGGGGCGCAGACCTTACTTAGGTTGGCGTCCTGCCAGGGAAGATCTCAAAAAGGTAACCAGTATTCTTGAAATAATGGGACTGGACTCCTTTTCTGCGAAAGATTTTGATTGCCTAAGTGGAGGGCAAAAACAAAAGGTCATGCTGGCCAGGGCCCTTGTCCAGGAAGCCCGCTATCTGCTCCTGGATGAACCTACAAGCAGCCTGGATCTCAAGTATCAGCTCGAAGTGATGCAACTTCTTTGTCAAATCGTCAATGAAAAAAACATGGCTATAGTAGTGGCCATCCATGATCTAAACCTCGCCCTTCGGTTCTCCGACCGGGTGGTCATGATGCAAAACGGGACTGTATTTTGTTCCGGTCCGCCCGATAAAGTTATGAATCAGGACAATATTCGCACTGTTTATGGAGTAAATGTGGAAAGCTTCAGTAACCAGGGGTATAACTATTTATATCCTGTTAGTTCAATAACAAGAAATGATTATAGATAA